Proteins co-encoded in one Podarcis muralis chromosome 12, rPodMur119.hap1.1, whole genome shotgun sequence genomic window:
- the C12H5orf15 gene encoding keratinocyte-associated transmembrane protein 2 translates to MAAAGRRRRRRRRRGEGEGEGGAGPAMPLSGRAALLLLALLVVLDGALAVAGQSENGTTTEAELSESVNVSTSSSTTHNLTPVSKASEDRTRTTTNEGMPPTSPKSGASVSPGPTATEGKQATSAAPASATPTLQTDADTSEDTNINEDDTVDDAVDKEHVPSFLPTAKGTADPADYYGPYGMPSDDQDDQGISEFTEELASMHSYENKKLLPDEMKDTSSTELEEDSHFFFHLVIVAFLVAVVYITYHNKRKIILLVQSRRWRDGLCSRTVGYHRLDQNVNEAMPSLKITNDYIF, encoded by the exons ATGGCGGCCGCCGGGCGAAGGAGGCGGAGGCGCAGGAggcgaggagaaggagaaggggaaggaggcgCCGGGCCGGCCATGCCGCTCTCGGGAAGGgccgctctcctcctcctggcgCTGCTGGTGGTGCTGGACGGGGCCCTGGCGGTCGCGGGCCAGAGCGAGAACg GCACTACAACCGAGGCAGAGCTTTCTGAGAGTGTAAATGTCTCGACATCAAGTTCCACGACTCACAACTTAACGCCTGTTTCAAAAGCCAGTGAGGACAGAACAAGGACGACAACAAATGAAGGCATGCCACCAACATCCCCGAAGAGCGGGGCTTCTGTGTCACCTGGGCCAACTGCGACAGAAGGGAAGCAGGCAACCTCTGCGGCGCCGGCTTCTGCGACTCCTACTTTGCAAACAGATGCTGATACTTCGGAAGATACCAATATTAACGAAGATGACACGGTGGACGACGCGGTGGACAAAGAGCATGTGCCCAGCTTCCTCCCAACGGCCAAAGGAACCGCAGACCCTGCAGACTATTACGGCCCCTACGGGATGCCGTCTGACGATCAAGATGACCAAGGCATCTCGGAGTTTACGGAAGAGTTGGCCAGCATGCACAGCTATGAAAACAAGAAATTGCTTCCTGACGAGATGAAGGACACCTCTTCCACGGAACTGGAAGAGGATAGCCATTTCTTTTTCCATCTGGTTATCGTTGCCTTTTTGGTAGCTGTTGTTTACATCACGTATCACAATAAAAGAAAG ATTATCCTCTTGGTCCAGAGCAGAAGATGGCGAGATGGGCTTTGCTCCAGGACCGTCGGATACCATCGTTTGGATCAAAATGTCAACGAAGCTATGCCTTCATTAAAAATCACCAatgattacattttttaa